The genomic segment CTTAAATACCTATATGAAAGCAAGAGAAGCTTGTGATCAAATTCATTTAATGAATGCTAATTATAGAAGTACAAAATCTCTAATTTTAACACTCAATAAATTATTCCTTGATGGTTTAATAAGATCAAATCTATCAACTCAAGAACTTAATCCATGTTCACAAGAAGATCTACTAGAACTAAATGGAATAAAAGAACCTTTTAAGATATTAAATCTAATAGATACTAATCAAAAGGTAAAAGATCAAAGAATAAAATTAGATTCAAAAAGCAAAATAGAGGATAAAATTCCGAAAGTTATTGGATCTTATTTGTTAGAGCTATTAAGCAATAATCCCAAAGATTTAAACCCCTCAGATATTTGCATATTAGTCAATAGACACGATCAAGCTAAAAACATCCATAGCTATTTATCAAAAATAAGAATCCCTTCGCAACTCTTGAGTAATGAAAATATATTTACTAGAGAGGGTGCTCAAATCCTACAGATTTTCATTAACTGTATCGTCAGCCCGCATAATCAACAAAAACTTGCTCTACTAGCTTGTTCTGAGCTAATGCAATGGACAAAGGAAAAACTTATCAAATCAAAAATTGATGGCGATTTTGATTCATTATCTTCGAAGTTCTATGAACTTTCAAAATTATTTCCAACGATTGGATTATTAGGCTGTTTGTCTAACTTTCTTGAAGGGAAATCAATAGCTGATCTTTCTAATAGAGGAACTTTATTAGGTGATCTTTACCAAAGCTCTCAGTTAGTAGATGAGCAAATCCATCGACAGAAGTTTAATGCATTAAGAGCATCACAATGGCTTAGTAGTCAAAGGTTCCAGTCAATTGAGCAAATACCTGAAGAATATCAACCTAACAGTGCCATTAGTAATAGCTCTGTAAATATAATTACAATTCACAAGAGTAAAGGACTTCAATTTAAAATAGTGATTTGTCCATACTTGTGGCAAAAGCCTCCAGATAGAAAAAGTCTTTTATGGAAAGATAATCAAAATCTATTGATTTCTAAAAAGTATAAATGGAATAAAAAATATAGTTCATACCAAGATTTTATTAGAAAAGAATCCTTAAATGAAGCAGAGCGGATAGCTTACGTTGCTTTTACAAGAGCTAAAAAACAATTAATAGTCCTGTGGGCAAATGCTGCTGGTCAAGAAGGGAACCCTCTTTCAGGATTTTTATTTGGCTCTGAATCAATAAATCTAAAGATAGAAGACCATACAAAGGAAATGATGGAAAATTCATTCATGAAAAGAGAACTAAAAGTTGATATTCAAGATATAAAAACAATTGAAACAAGTAAGACATGGTCTCAACCTAAAAGTGAAGTCAAATTATCGCTTGGAGCCATTCCTACCCATCAATTTGAAAATAGTTGGGGAAGGTATAGTTTTTCAAAATGGATAACACAAAAAAATGACGAATTAATTCTAAAAGACTTATCGGATGAGTTAAATGAAGATCATGCATTTAAGGGTGAAATTGAGGATATGTCTTTCCAAGAAATTGATCACTTACTTGTAGACAAAGATCAAAGTATTGACAGATTAGAAGATCAAGGATGGTCTAAAGAAAGTCCTATTGGTGATTTTCCAAAGGGACCTATAGCAGGGACTTGTCTTCATAAAATACTTGAAAGAATAGATTTCAATGATATTGAAAATCAACTAAAAGTTTCAACTATAATAGAAGAAGAATTAAATATAGTTAATATAAGTAATTCATTTATTGAACCAATTAATATTTTATTAAAGAGAATTGCAAATATCCCTTTAGGAGGTCCTTTAGGTAAATTTAAAATGAAAAATTTAAATACTAAAAGCTCTATCAAAGAATTAAAATTTGATATTCCGATTTGTCATGAAGCGAATCCAATTAATACTCTCGAATTATCATCAATATTTAAAGAAGATGTTCAAAATAAATATGGCTCAGACTACATAAATAAACTGATAGATCTAAAAATCCATAGCAGCGGTTTCCTAACCGGATCCATAGACCAAGTTTTTGCAGACAATCCAAATCATGAAATAGCTAAATGGTGGGTTTTAGATTGGAAAAGTAACTGGATAGGAAGTTCACTATCAAAAGAGCATCGTTCTTCATGTGGTCCCTCAAATTATTCAATTTCCAGAATGGATGAAGAAATGTACCATCATCACTATCCACTACAAGCCCACATATATTTACTTGCTTTACATAGATTTTTAAATTGGAGGCTCCCCGATTATTCACCTCAAAAACATCTTGGAGGTTACATTTACGTATTTTTGAGAGGGCTTCCAGATAAAGAAGAGTTAGAAGAAAAGAATTTTCCTCAATGGACTCCAGGCTTAATTGTTGAACCTGCTCCTATTGAAAGAATAAAAAAATTAGATTTGTTGATTAAAAGACAACAGAAATGAGATATTCCTTGGAAAAAATTTTTTCAACTGATTTAAATAAAGCATTATTAGCTACCCTAATTCGCTATTACCCACCCATAGAGTCTAATGAAGCTTTAATAGATATTGTAAATGTATTAATGGATGGATTATCAAGAGGCGATGTTTACATAGACATGAAGAAAATCCCTGAAAATCTTGAACTTAAATATAAAGATTGGCCCAGCTATCATATGAAAGCATTATTAGAGAGTGGCTGGACTAAAGGAGATAACTCCCCAATAGTTTTAAATGGAGATTTGATTAGTTGGCGGCGTACACATAATGAGATAGTTGAGACCATTCAAAAAATATTATTAAGGAATCAACCTATTAATCACCTATCTAAAGAATTACCTGTTCGAATTGAAGCTAAGAATCTAGAGCATCTAAATATTCAACAAATAGATGCTGTTAACCTTGTTAAGAGTGAACAAATCATCTTATTAAGTGGTGGCCCAGGCACAGGCAAGACTAGTACCATACTTCAAATGCTTTTAGAAGCACTAACAAGAAATCCAACTCTTAGTATTGCAATGGCTGCTCCAACAGGGAAAGCCGCAAAAAAACTAAAAGATACTATTCAGGCAGGAATTGAAGATTTTGATGATCCTATAAAGGATAAGCTTTCTAACATTCCTTCTAAAACATTACATAAATGGTTAGAAGCAGGACCAAATGGCTTCAGAAGAAACTCTCAACGTCTATTAAAATTAGACCTAATAGTCATAGATGAGATGTCAATGGTTGATTTATCAACCATTAATGGTTTGCTCGATGCATTAACAAAATCATGTCAAATAATATTAGTAGGTGATCCTGACCAATTATTACCAATAGGAAGTGGTGGCATATGGCAAATTTTGCAAGAGAAAGAAACTAAAACAAACTTTCAATCTAACTCAGTCAAACTAACAAAGTCATACCGAAATAAAGGAGATATCGCTTTATTAAGAAATATACTAAAAGATAAAGGAGTAGACGCCTTTTGGCAGCTGCTTTCAAAGAAAGAAGATTCAACAAATACACTTCATTACCTTTCATCCATAAAAAGTATTCCAGATCCTGTCGTAAGGACTCTTGTAAGCTATAGAAAGAAGCTTAAAGAATTAACAGAAA from the Prochlorococcus marinus str. NATL2A genome contains:
- a CDS encoding UvrD-helicase domain-containing protein; amino-acid sequence: MTNIEFFQPNKYPLSNGIRLIEASAGTGKTFSLSHLVLRLLTEKEYSINEILVVSFTEATASEIKARIIERLILALKIIESINTNVKPYKIDNVLNEWVDLNITSKEKALYIASLLLEALERIDNADITTIHGFCSKTLRREAIENGNNLNPTIEKDSYSLINEIVEEYWKKEILEIEISELKGLFKSNFNRKNLIDVLSSLDNDPNNSFKQTFNDLKIEESLSSQLNNYSESLWIKFTTIWEEKGQELEDSFREIAKDLRSQGIKDTKPYSSKPRKNRYELLSNWIEEYKEKKRPSYEDIQNQKLINEYFHPKNIYQLDMKHKINACSKEMEPILDIIGDLYDSPGELVWEHALLWTKRELEKRKSKKGLINYSDLLKLLDPKNQNSNAIKDKVNHNNIYKNLEQRYKVALIDEFQDTDPVQLRLLKKAFGNRSSHLLLMIGDPKQAIYSFRGGSLNTYMKAREACDQIHLMNANYRSTKSLILTLNKLFLDGLIRSNLSTQELNPCSQEDLLELNGIKEPFKILNLIDTNQKVKDQRIKLDSKSKIEDKIPKVIGSYLLELLSNNPKDLNPSDICILVNRHDQAKNIHSYLSKIRIPSQLLSNENIFTREGAQILQIFINCIVSPHNQQKLALLACSELMQWTKEKLIKSKIDGDFDSLSSKFYELSKLFPTIGLLGCLSNFLEGKSIADLSNRGTLLGDLYQSSQLVDEQIHRQKFNALRASQWLSSQRFQSIEQIPEEYQPNSAISNSSVNIITIHKSKGLQFKIVICPYLWQKPPDRKSLLWKDNQNLLISKKYKWNKKYSSYQDFIRKESLNEAERIAYVAFTRAKKQLIVLWANAAGQEGNPLSGFLFGSESINLKIEDHTKEMMENSFMKRELKVDIQDIKTIETSKTWSQPKSEVKLSLGAIPTHQFENSWGRYSFSKWITQKNDELILKDLSDELNEDHAFKGEIEDMSFQEIDHLLVDKDQSIDRLEDQGWSKESPIGDFPKGPIAGTCLHKILERIDFNDIENQLKVSTIIEEELNIVNISNSFIEPINILLKRIANIPLGGPLGKFKMKNLNTKSSIKELKFDIPICHEANPINTLELSSIFKEDVQNKYGSDYINKLIDLKIHSSGFLTGSIDQVFADNPNHEIAKWWVLDWKSNWIGSSLSKEHRSSCGPSNYSISRMDEEMYHHHYPLQAHIYLLALHRFLNWRLPDYSPQKHLGGYIYVFLRGLPDKEELEEKNFPQWTPGLIVEPAPIERIKKLDLLIKRQQK
- a CDS encoding AAA family ATPase — translated: MRYSLEKIFSTDLNKALLATLIRYYPPIESNEALIDIVNVLMDGLSRGDVYIDMKKIPENLELKYKDWPSYHMKALLESGWTKGDNSPIVLNGDLISWRRTHNEIVETIQKILLRNQPINHLSKELPVRIEAKNLEHLNIQQIDAVNLVKSEQIILLSGGPGTGKTSTILQMLLEALTRNPTLSIAMAAPTGKAAKKLKDTIQAGIEDFDDPIKDKLSNIPSKTLHKWLEAGPNGFRRNSQRLLKLDLIVIDEMSMVDLSTINGLLDALTKSCQIILVGDPDQLLPIGSGGIWQILQEKETKTNFQSNSVKLTKSYRNKGDIALLRNILKDKGVDAFWQLLSKKEDSTNTLHYLSSIKSIPDPVVRTLVSYRKKLKELTENCINYIPDEAWQSSMIEVDQSVEIQKLFKFIDNLLILCPQRYGPWGVKKIHEFLLGKRFEKEVHKWGEATPIMAKSNQPEIGLANGDVGVIIGNGEKRRFLFNVFSEEQRLVTRLINPSRLNRYDAAYAMTIHKAQGSEADQVLLLWPTTSKVSEEKTSNKFYSDDYEKRMLYTAITRAKKQLMVITNKEEDF